The following coding sequences lie in one Kitasatospora azatica KCTC 9699 genomic window:
- a CDS encoding FAD-dependent monooxygenase yields the protein MSPSPVLVVGAGPVGLTAALALRSHGLPVTVLEAEPADRIRPGSRALFVHRESLQLLGRISPGLDRTLIENGVIWPTRRTVYRSREVFARSYSPQALRPGATPPFTSLRQIETERHLLAACRAAGVEFAWGSAVTEVATDAAGVRITTEDGTVHTAQYVIGADGARSQVRRSQRIAMTGERSEAFHVVVDIAEDPDHPLPLERVFVYEHPELGGRSVMRVPFAGGFQLDLQCKDDDRPEDWADEAAARAWVTKVVGARYADRLLWVSRYHFLHVVAEQFTDPERRVLLVGEAAHLFPPFGARGMNSGIADSVAAAEAVAQALVAPEPADRLAAVDAFAQARKAAAQFNSEAARTALAHLRPRRRLTRLKQAAGAALSPYLGSCGEWLERAPYGPRTGVAGVTAGRY from the coding sequence ATGTCCCCTTCCCCCGTGCTGGTCGTCGGCGCCGGACCGGTCGGCCTGACCGCCGCGCTGGCGCTGCGCAGCCACGGCCTGCCGGTCACCGTGCTGGAGGCCGAGCCCGCCGACCGGATCCGGCCCGGCAGCCGCGCGCTCTTCGTGCACCGCGAGTCGCTGCAGCTGCTCGGCCGGATCAGCCCCGGCCTGGACCGCACCCTGATCGAGAACGGCGTCATCTGGCCGACCCGGCGCACCGTCTACCGCAGTCGCGAGGTCTTCGCCCGCAGCTACTCGCCGCAGGCGCTGCGCCCCGGCGCCACCCCGCCCTTCACCAGCCTGCGCCAGATCGAGACCGAGCGGCACCTGCTCGCCGCCTGCCGGGCGGCCGGCGTCGAGTTCGCCTGGGGCTCGGCCGTCACCGAGGTCGCCACCGACGCCGCGGGCGTGCGGATCACCACCGAGGACGGCACCGTCCACACCGCGCAGTACGTGATCGGCGCGGACGGTGCCCGCTCCCAGGTGCGCCGCTCGCAGCGGATCGCCATGACCGGCGAGCGCTCCGAGGCCTTCCACGTGGTGGTCGACATCGCCGAGGACCCGGACCACCCGCTGCCGCTGGAGCGGGTCTTCGTCTACGAGCACCCCGAACTCGGCGGCCGCAGTGTGATGCGGGTGCCGTTCGCCGGCGGCTTCCAACTGGACCTGCAGTGCAAGGACGACGACCGCCCCGAGGACTGGGCGGACGAGGCGGCGGCCCGGGCCTGGGTGACCAAGGTGGTCGGCGCCAGGTATGCCGACCGGCTGCTCTGGGTCTCCCGCTACCACTTCCTGCACGTGGTCGCCGAGCAGTTCACCGACCCCGAGCGCCGGGTGCTGCTGGTGGGGGAGGCCGCGCACCTCTTCCCGCCGTTCGGCGCGCGCGGCATGAACAGCGGCATCGCCGACTCGGTGGCGGCCGCCGAGGCGGTGGCGCAGGCGCTGGTCGCCCCGGAGCCGGCCGACCGGCTGGCCGCCGTCGACGCCTTCGCCCAAGCCCGCAAGGCCGCGGCCCAGTTCAACAGCGAGGCGGCCCGCACCGCGCTCGCCCACCTGCGCCCGCGCCGCCGACTCACCCGGCTCAAGCAGGCCGCCGGAGCCGCCCTGTCGCCGTACCTCGGCTCCTGCGGGGAGTGGCTGGAACGCGCCCCGTATGGGCCGCGCACCGGTGTGGCGGGCGTGACGGCCGGGCGGTACTGA
- a CDS encoding class I adenylate-forming enzyme family protein, whose translation MFAKLARKLATGNLPDTAFYLGRLWEQAAAKHPGVPVTLDQPLATFPALGTDFSYAALADVVDDLAARLWEIGIRPTERVAVHKSDNFDISLLASAVSRVGAVPVMVSSALPGEIVAQLLARLDQPWLITDAAKLTGPLDGVPVGELTRETVLAGTEPHQGLRLIAELTGLPRRPAVYLHPTQPHLITHTSGTTGVSKLMVHNARGLFHRLLPQQLIAWPIRRKETVALCMSFVHSRFFHSLGVFLNYGNPLLVLNDPDPDKIAPIFVRHRPGLVETHPNNFVQWEDLATAPGAPLSSVRYYSSTFDAIHPRTIQRLLAASTRPRPLLIQLYGQSETGPISGAWYTQKSAEKNDGRDVGYVLPGFIKVRVVDEQGRPVPQGRPGHLELRGRSTVMTYLGEHERYLRNKTDGWWRLGDMGYLGRFGKLHLIDREIDQIEEIDSNLEVEDVLMSRLEELLEAVIVIGPEGQAVPVVCTRRDAPLDPERWARATADLPQLATPLHWPFTAVPRTSTWKVRRVEITRMLREDTAPTVPAARS comes from the coding sequence ATGTTCGCCAAGCTCGCCCGCAAGCTCGCCACCGGCAACCTCCCCGACACCGCCTTCTACCTCGGCCGGCTCTGGGAGCAGGCCGCCGCCAAGCACCCCGGCGTGCCGGTCACCCTGGATCAGCCGCTGGCCACCTTCCCCGCGCTCGGCACCGACTTCAGCTACGCCGCCCTGGCCGACGTGGTGGACGACCTGGCCGCCCGGCTCTGGGAGATCGGCATCCGCCCCACCGAGCGGGTCGCCGTGCACAAGAGCGACAACTTCGACATCTCGCTGCTGGCCAGCGCGGTCTCCCGGGTCGGCGCGGTGCCGGTGATGGTCTCCTCCGCGCTGCCCGGCGAGATCGTCGCCCAGTTGCTGGCCCGGCTCGACCAGCCCTGGCTGATCACCGACGCCGCCAAGCTCACCGGTCCGCTGGACGGCGTCCCGGTCGGCGAGTTGACCCGCGAGACGGTGCTGGCCGGCACCGAGCCGCACCAGGGACTGCGGCTGATCGCCGAGCTCACCGGCCTACCCCGGCGCCCGGCCGTCTACCTGCACCCCACCCAGCCGCACCTGATCACCCACACCTCCGGCACCACCGGCGTCTCCAAGCTGATGGTGCACAACGCCCGCGGCCTCTTCCACCGGCTGCTGCCCCAGCAGTTGATCGCCTGGCCGATCCGCCGCAAGGAGACCGTGGCGCTGTGCATGTCCTTCGTGCACTCGCGCTTCTTCCACTCGCTGGGTGTCTTCCTCAACTACGGCAACCCGCTGCTGGTGCTCAACGACCCGGACCCGGACAAGATCGCCCCGATCTTCGTCCGGCACCGCCCGGGCCTGGTGGAGACCCACCCCAACAACTTCGTCCAGTGGGAGGACCTGGCCACCGCCCCCGGCGCCCCGCTGTCCAGCGTCCGCTACTACAGCAGCACCTTCGACGCCATCCACCCGCGCACCATCCAGCGCCTGCTGGCCGCCTCCACCCGCCCCCGCCCACTGCTGATCCAGCTCTACGGCCAGAGCGAGACCGGCCCGATCTCCGGTGCCTGGTACACCCAGAAGAGCGCCGAGAAGAACGACGGCCGCGACGTCGGGTACGTGCTGCCCGGCTTCATCAAGGTCCGGGTGGTGGACGAGCAGGGCCGACCGGTACCGCAGGGCCGGCCCGGCCACCTGGAACTGCGCGGCCGCAGCACCGTGATGACCTACCTCGGCGAGCACGAGCGCTACCTGCGCAACAAGACCGACGGCTGGTGGCGCCTGGGCGACATGGGCTACCTCGGCCGGTTCGGCAAACTCCACCTGATCGACCGGGAGATCGACCAGATCGAGGAGATCGACAGCAACCTCGAGGTCGAGGACGTGCTGATGTCCCGGCTCGAGGAACTGCTCGAGGCGGTCATCGTGATCGGCCCCGAGGGCCAGGCGGTGCCGGTGGTCTGCACCCGGCGGGACGCCCCGCTCGACCCCGAGCGCTGGGCCCGGGCCACCGCCGACCTGCCGCAGCTGGCCACCCCGCTGCACTGGCCGTTCACCGCGGTGCCGCGCACCTCCACCTGGAAGGTGCGCCGGGTGGAGATCACCCGGATGCTCCGCGAGGACACCGCGCCGACCGTCCCCGCCGCCCGTAGCTGA